One segment of Streptomyces sp. NBC_00576 DNA contains the following:
- the alc gene encoding allantoicase, whose amino-acid sequence MTAIPSFTGDANPYGGGDPYADYRTADFPFTQHANLADRRLGAGVIAANDEFFADRENMLVAEPAEFVPEHFGHKGKIMDGWETRRRRGASAEHPWPTAQDHDWALVRLGAPGVVRGIVVDTAHFRGNYPQAVSVEGVSVPGSPSPEELLADDVKWTTLVPRTKVGGHAANGFEVSLEQRFTHLRVNQHPDGGIARLRVYGEVVPDPKWLAVLGTFDVVALENGGRAEDASNLFYSPASNTIQPGRSRKMDDGWETRRRRDQGNDWIRYRLVARSEIRAVEIDTAYLKGNSAGWATVSLRDGENGEWTEILPRTRLQPDTNHRFVLPTPATGTHARVDIYPDGGISRLRLFGSLTEEGAGELRARHQELGG is encoded by the coding sequence GTGACCGCGATTCCGAGCTTCACCGGCGACGCGAACCCCTACGGAGGCGGCGACCCGTACGCGGACTACCGCACCGCGGACTTCCCCTTCACCCAGCACGCGAATCTCGCCGACCGTCGTCTCGGGGCCGGGGTGATCGCCGCCAACGACGAGTTCTTCGCCGACCGCGAGAACATGCTCGTGGCCGAGCCCGCCGAGTTCGTGCCCGAGCACTTCGGCCACAAGGGCAAGATCATGGACGGCTGGGAGACCCGGCGCAGGCGCGGCGCGTCCGCCGAGCACCCGTGGCCGACGGCACAGGACCACGACTGGGCGCTCGTACGGCTCGGCGCCCCGGGCGTCGTACGCGGCATCGTGGTCGACACGGCCCACTTCCGCGGCAACTACCCGCAGGCCGTGTCGGTGGAGGGCGTGTCGGTGCCCGGCTCCCCGTCCCCCGAGGAACTGCTGGCGGACGACGTGAAGTGGACGACGCTGGTGCCGCGCACGAAGGTGGGCGGCCACGCGGCCAACGGCTTCGAGGTGTCGCTCGAACAGCGCTTCACGCACCTGCGGGTCAACCAGCATCCCGACGGGGGGATCGCGCGCCTACGGGTGTACGGCGAGGTGGTCCCGGACCCGAAGTGGCTGGCGGTGCTGGGCACCTTCGACGTGGTCGCCCTGGAGAACGGCGGCCGGGCCGAGGACGCGTCCAACCTCTTCTACTCACCGGCGTCGAACACCATCCAGCCGGGGCGCTCCCGCAAGATGGACGACGGCTGGGAGACGCGCCGCCGCCGCGACCAGGGCAACGACTGGATTCGCTACCGGCTGGTGGCCCGGTCGGAGATCCGGGCCGTCGAGATCGACACGGCGTATCTGAAGGGCAACAGCGCGGGCTGGGCGACGGTGTCGCTCCGGGACGGCGAGAACGGCGAGTGGACGGAGATCCTCCCGCGCACCCGCCTCCAGCCCGACACCAACCACCGCTTCGTCCTGCCGACCCCGGCGACGGGCACGCACGCGCGCGTGGACATCTATCCGGACGGCGGAATCTCACGGCTGCGTCTGTTCGGCTCCCTGACGGAGGAGGGG